The following DNA comes from Oncorhynchus mykiss isolate Arlee chromosome 16, USDA_OmykA_1.1, whole genome shotgun sequence.
agaggtccgttaaaagtgcagagagcatcatgaagaacaaggaacacaccaggcaggtccgagatactgttgtgaagaagtttaaagccggatttggatacaaaaagatttcccaagctttaaacatcccaaggagcactgtgcaagcgataatattgaaatggaaggagtatcagaccactgcaaatctaccaagacctggccgtccctctaaactttcagctcatacaaggagaagactgatcagagatgcagccaagaggcccatgatcactctggatgaactgcagagatctacagctgaggtgggagactctgtccataggacaacaatcagtcgtatattgcacaaatctggcctttatggaagagtggcaagaagaaagcaatttcttaaagatatccataaaaagtgttgtttaaagtttgccacaagccacctgggagacacaccaaacatgtggaagaaggtgctctggtcagatgaaaccaaaattgaactttttggcaacaatgcaaaacgttatgtttggcgtaaaagcaacacagctgaacacaccatccccactgtcaaacatggtggtggcagcatcatggtttgggcctgcttttcttcagcagggacagggaagatggttaaaattgatgggaagatggatggagcttaatacaggaccattctggaagaaaacctgatggagtctgcaaaagacctgagactgggacggagatttgtcttccaacaagacaatgatccaaaacataaagcaaaatctacaatggaatggttcaaaaataaacatatccaggtgttagaatggccaagtcaaagtccagacctgaatccaatcgagaatctgtggaaagaactgaaaactgctgttcacaaatgctctccatccaacctcactgagctcgagctgttttgcaaggaggaatgggaaaaatttccagtctctcgatgtgcaaaactgatagagacataccccaaacgacttacagctgtaatcgcagcaaaaggtggcgctacaaagtattaacttaagggggctgaataattttgcacgaccaattcttcagtttttgatttgttaaaaaagtttgaaatatccaataaatgtcgttccacttcatgattgtgtcccacttgttgttgattcttcacaaaaaaatacagttttatatctttatgtttgaagcctgaaatgtggcaaaaggtcgcaaagttcaagggggccgaatactttcgcaaggcactgtacgtagcACAAATAAACAGTATTGTCGTGACACGTGTCAGAGTAGTGACATTCTGTCTGTGGACAGTGGAGCCAGTTCCAGTTGTGATTGATCATTCTCTGCCTTGCTATATTCATGCTGTGCTTAACCTCGTCCCCTGGCTACTATACACCGTGCATATAAGCCTGGTACATCAACAATTCAAAGTTGGCCTTACTGGGCGTGACCTTAGAATTCTAGTATTTGTCATAAAATGTTTGCGAATCACACAACTACGAGGCGTGGCTCTGTTCATGAGATATTATAGCGTACAGGGGAGGGTTAGGGGGAAGGTGTTGTGGGAGATGATTTGTTGGTAGGTTAAGCCGATTAAGGTAATGCCTATGTGCCAGGAGTTTCTCCCGGTCTTTCTGTAATGGCTAAACGAAGGCCAAGTTTGGCACGTTGGTCCACCAGACTCTTTGTGCATTTGGGTGGAAGTGTCTGGGAACGAGATTATGTTGAACTGGAGTGGATGTGTGTTTTCTTATTTTCTACAGATACATGATAGTGGAACATGCTCAAGTGTTTTTTATTCAATATGCATTGTTGAAAGGGTGAAGCAATCGTTTTGTGAATGTCCCGCACTCACTTTATGCAGTTTTTATTTTCTCTTAAGTATTTAGAGGACAAAGTCTCAGTTTTGACTTCAGAAACCCTGacatttccccttctctctctcacctctgagATTCTTAACGAAGTCCTCCAGCTTCATCTTCCTCTCTGGCTTGACGTTGGGGCTGTACATATCCGTGTTGAGGAGGATGATGGCGAAAGCCAGGATGAAGATGGTGTCAGGGTTCCGGAACTGGCGCACCACCGTGGGGTTACAGATACAGTAGCGCTGACTGGAACACAGACAAACAGGAAAGAGAGATGACATCACATGAATGTCATGAAAGAGTTATGGAGACGTTTGATGTAGAGAGCCATCATAGAATGCAGCAGAATGTTAAAAGCCTTATAGTCCACACAATGTGGACATTTGTCTTGTTGACTTGCTGGTGAAAACATGTTCAGGCCAGGATACAATGCATCAGAGCATGGTCAATAACTGTCACCATGGTGTGTGTACCATGCCATCATATTGCAGTATCGTGTGTGTACCATGCCATCATATTGCAGTATCGTGTGTGTACCATGCCATCATATTGCAGTATCGTGTGTGTACCATGCCATCATATTGCAGTATCGTGTGTGTACCATGCCGTCATATTGCAGTATCGTGTGTGTACCATGCCATCATATTGCAGTATCGTGTGTGTACCATGCCGTCATATTGCAGTATCGTGTGTGTACCATGCCATCATATTGCAGTATCATGTGTGTACCATGCCATCATATTGCAGTATCGTGTGTGTACCATGCCATCATATTGCAGTATCGTGTGTGTACCATGCCATCATATTGCAGTATCGTGTGTGTACCATGCCATCATATTGCAGTATCGTGTGTGTACCATGCCATCATATTGCAGTATCGTGTGTGTACCATGCCGTCATATTGCAGTATCGTGTGTGTACCATGCCATCATATTGCAGTATCGTGTGTGTACCATGTCATCATATTGCAGTTTCGTGTGTGTACCATGTCATCATATTGCAGTATCGTGTGTGTACCATGCCATCATATTGCAGTACCGTGTGTGTACCATGTCATCATATTGCAGTATCGTGTGTGTACCATGCCATCATATTGCAGTACCGTGTGTGTACCATGTCATCATATTGCAGTACCGTGTGTGTACCATGCCATCATATTGCAGTATCGTGTGTGTACCATGCCATCATATTGCAGTATCGTGTGTGTACCATGCCATCATATTGCAGTATCATGTGTGTACCATGCCATCATATTGCAGTATCGTGTGTGTACCATGCCATCATATTGCAGTATCGTGTGTGTACCATGCCATCATATTGCAGTATCGTGTGTGTACCATGCCATCATATTGCAGTATCGTGTGTGTACCATGCCGTCATATTGCAGTATCGTGTGTGTACCATGCCATCATATTGCAGTATCGTGTGTGTACCATGTCATCATATTGCAGTTTCGTGTGTGTACCATGCCATCATATTGCAGTATCGTGTGTGTACCATGCCATCATATTGCAGTATCGTGTGTGTACCATGCCATCATATTGCAGTATCGTGTGTGTACCATGCCATCATATTGCAGTATCGTGTGTGTACCATGCCATCATATTGCAGTATCATGTGTGTACCATGTCATCATATTGCAGTATTGTGTGTGTACCATGTCATCATATTGCAGTATCGTGTGTGTACCATGCCATCATATTGCAGTATCGTGTGTGTACCATGCCATCATATTGCAGTATCGTGTGTGTACCATGTCATCATATTGCAGTATTGTGTGTGTACCATGTCATCATATTGCAGTATCGTGTGTGTACCATGTCATCATATTGCAGTATTGTGTGTGTACCATGTCATCATATTGCAGTATCGTGTGTGTACCAGTCCTTTAGCCAACATGGTGTTGTGAGCAAAGCTATCAGTGACTTGCATTTCCATGACTTTGGTCAACGTCAGAGGAACTCTATTTGAAAATGTAATACAAAATAGCAAATAACGTCTCGCTCGTGACATATTTTACAAAAATATTGTGCAGTACTCTAGCCATTACAGTAATGCTAAAACAGATCTGTGTACCCCTCTTGGCCAAACCCCTTCAGTATATGCTTCTCTCACCGGTGTGTATCTTTATTCCAGTACATCCTTAACCTATGTACTCTCCTCTGTTGTCTCACCTGTAGGCTTCAATCAGGCGCTCCACCTTCTGGGCCTCTCCCTGGACCCGGATGTGATTCTGGAACTTCCTCAGTGCCTCGTCCAGCTCCATCGACGAGAAATCCATTTCATCTACCACACAGCTGGAAcacacaaccaaccaaccaaccacacaACCAACAATTAATTCACTAACCCAAAAATATATCGTTGATCAATGATTTGTCTAGTATCTCATTTACTTCccatatttaaaaaaacagatcaCAGGGGCATTCTGTGCACAGCAGTTAAAGATTTGTCTAAATCTGACAGGTAACTCCCTAATAGTCCTTTGATAATGACACAAATCAGCCATCTTTGTTTAATATGTTGAATTTTAATGGCCACAATGTTAGTGCCAACTGTTCCAAGGCAATAACCTCTCAGTTAGGAGAAACATTTGGAGCAGTGAGTGTGAAGATGGAGGATAGTTTGCTGAACTCTGTACAGTTCATCTATTGTTCTGGCCTGTCCTACAGTATAACGCTCTCTGTGCAAGGCACTGGAATAACAGGGTTATTCCCCTGTGACCTCCCACTCCATGGTGGATTGATAGACTATAAAGAGTGTCCAGAgattttcctggtcaggtcacatgaccTGGCCTTTAAAAATTACCAATTAACAGTACTCACTCCAGGACGTCTCTGTTGAACTGTTTCTGCCGGTTGCCCAGGAACTCTCCAATCATCTGCCTGCTCAGGCCCTTTCTCTGAAGCAGGAAGTGAGCCACACCCACAGGCGTGTCTGGGACGAACCCTCTCTCAGTCAGGTACTGGACACCCTTTTCTGGCTTCctgcagagacacacatacataacCAGGCGTGTCCTTATGCGGCCTATCCAATCATTTTACAGAGCCAAGTGTGGTGTTTGATTCTGACTGATAGGAAGTGTCCTCAGCAGGAAAACGGTGGTTAATCATATTTAACCAAGGCACAGAAAATGGAGCAACACTGTCTGGCTGTATGTAGTAGAGGATAAACAGATGGACTGTAAAATAAGTTGAATAAGTAGACATAAATATGCAAAGAGATGACACAAATGCCCAAATATATGACTTAGCCTATAGGCCTATCTTACACAAATGCATTTTCAATTTTTCCATTTTAATAGATCCTCTTATCCTCAACATGAATTAAACTTATATTGTGTGGCACTCATACAACCGTGATTACTGTAGGTAGGTCACCTCGGTTCAACTACCAGGACCACTCTACAACATCAACAGCTCATTGACCCCAGCTCATGACACCAATCAGTGGTCAGCCACGTCAGCACTTTGTCAGAGCCGAGCACCTACTTGTTGAAGAGGTTCAGGCCGATGCGATAGTGCCTCTTGCGGATCACATCGTTGCTGAAGACCGGTGAGTCCCAGCTGTTGCGTGTCTCTTTGTGGTACGTCTGCTTGCTGAGAGTCTGTTCCCTCAGGCTGTCCCGGGACGACGACTCAGAGCTGCAGTTGATGGTGTCGTTGGAGTTAGACGTGCTGTTGATGCTGTCGTTGTCCCCATCCGAaaagtcagactcagacttgCTTTGCCGGTTGGCCGAGCCGTTGATGGCCAGGTGGCTCTCCAGCGCCCTGTGGCGGTGGCGGAGGGGTGCCTCGTCGTCCCGGGAGGGCCCTCGTGGGGGCGGGCCATGAGAGATGTGTTTGGGGCTGGCCTGGGAAGATGCCACGATGTGTCCTCCCCCGTGAGACTCGTAGACAGGTGGACGTTTGATGGAGCTGCGGTCAGAGCGGTCGCTGTGTTCGGCAGAGCTGTCGCTGGGCGGCTCGATGGTCAGCAGGGGGAGGTGGAGCCTCTGTTCCTGGCACTCCAGGGAGGGAGTGCTGCGGCAGCTGGTGTCCGTGTCATGCTCCTCATCCTTGGGGTCCAGTGGCCAGTAGTCCTGGGAGGAGTTGGCCGAGCGCAGACGGAGGTCTGATTCAATGCTGGAGGGCTGGTCACCAGACCCCCGCGACAGCCCCATGGAGGGAGACAGTTCCTCCTCATCAATAAACAGAGTCACATCGCTGTAGGATGCCATCATGTCCTCTCGCTTGCGTCCCGTCGCCCCGCGGTGAGGCTTCACCTGATAGgccacctccctctccacctcggGGCAGCCCAAGGCCTCTGGGTCATGACCCTCATCGCCCTGCAGGCTGCGGCAGTTCAAGGCGTCGTCGATGGACTCGGCCAGAGACTTGACCTGCCTGGAGAAGGCGTCCTCCAGCTCTGTGATGGCATCCGTTAGGTGGTTCTGGGAGGCCGGGTGTGATGCCATGTTGGCCTGGTGGTGGACCTCCAGGTCCCCACACTCTGACTGTACCAAGGCTAGGGGGGTGCCGTCATTTGTCAGGGACACTTGTTTCCCCTCAAAGTAGGAGCTGTGGACTTTCTCAGGGCCCTCGAAGGAGAACTGCATCCTCATATTGGACAGGACGATGCGTCGGGACATGCGGTTCTCAGACATACAACTCCTGAGACGTTCAAAGTTTTTGTTCATCTGGTACTGACGGAAGGCTGTTTGGATGGTTCGGGCCGCATGCCGGGTTATGAAGCGTCCACCATATTTACGCTCCAGCATCTCCACCTGACGGATAATAACATCATGATTATAACACAACAGCCCTTCACAAATGAGGACCCATGCTCATACACACGTGGGACTGAATTGAGCTTGTCGAGGGACAATTACTATAATTTGATAGTCATACAAATGTACAGGATGAGCAGAGAACCTGTAGTAAATGCTTAGTTAGGGTGTGTGTAGTGGGGTCAATGATACAGTCTTCGGTAGGGGAGATATTAGGTGACGACATCTGTATAGATGTTGATGAGTGTGTCTGCAGACAATCAGACTGGGGCCAGGGTACTCTACCTGTTTGTCCTGGAGGTCAGCCGACAGCTCATAGCCCTCTGAGTGTGAGCGGGAGCGTTTGATGGCCTCTTCCTCTGCCTGCTTGCGGAGGATGGACTGGGAGTGTTGGAGCTTGGGCCTGCGGGGAGGCCGCTGGGGGCCGGGCTGCACTCCGTGTCCGTAGAGGGGGCCCTCGAAGCGGTCTGGGCTGATCACTGGGCCCCTGTAGCTGGCTCCACCATCGCTCTCACTGGGCCGCGCATCCCCCTCCACACTGCaataacagacacacagagatacacagttACTCTACTGCaatgacacagacagaaagagttTCTCAAAGTTTTCATCCCCCTCCACACTGCAGTGATACAGAGAAACACAGTCATTCAAAGCTTTCATATCCTGTGCCCATCCACTGGTCTCCCAGTACTCATACCATACTGACACTCATCAAGGAGTTATCTCATCCATTACTCCTCTAGAACCTATTCAGGACAGTAAAGTACAACCACCACCAACATTGACCATTCAGTACTCATTTGGAACTGTCATTCTTTCATTtttttcaccttaatttaaccaggtaggccagttgagaacaagttctcatttactactgcgacctggccaagataaagcaaagcggtgcgacacaaacaacaacagagagttacacatggaataagcaaacatacagtcaataatacagtagaaaaaaagtctatatacagtgtgtccaaatgaggtgagataaggaagGTAAggaaataggccatagtggcgaaataattacaatttagcaattaaacactggagtgatagatgtgcagaagaagaatgtgcaagtagagatactggggtgcaaaggagcaaaataaataaataaatacagtatggggatgaggtagttggatgtgatctgtgagctgctctgacagctagtgcttaaagttagtgagggagatatgagtcttcaacttcagtgatttttgcaattcgttccagtcattggtagcagagaactggaaggaaaggtggccaaagtaggaattggctttggaggtgaccagtgaaatatacctgctggaccaCGTGCTACGTgtgagtgctgctatggtgaccggtgagctgagataaggcgggactttacatagcaaagacttatagatgacctggagccagtgggtttggtgacaaatatgaagcgagggccagccaacgagagcatacaggtcgcagtggtggggagtatatggggctttggtgacaaaacggatggcactgtgatagacagcatccaatttgctgagtagagtgtgtACATGACTTTAACCCCTGTGCTGATGAATAAGTTCAGGAAATGTCTGTGAATCAAGTCCTCACAGCATGAATTCCAACTAAGCTGTTGATGTCTAAATGAAAACAGCCAAATAAAACAGTATGGGCTGAAAtccatgtttctgtgtgtttaaAAACGTAATTACAGAGCCAATAGTGCATAGATGGTGGTGGAGCAGCATTCAGCCAGACCACGACTCACATGGGTAATTTCTCAAAACTGCTGACACTACCATTTCTAGACACAGCCTACATCAACTTCTCAACACCGTGCGCTGATTAAAAGTGCATGTAAGTGggtcggccatgattactacttGAAATATGACAGTAACAGCCCCATTCATTATCTAGTATTCAGAGAGAGTAACACGTCCAAGCCAATCTCCATGAAAAGTTCAACAGTCAGCACATTTGTTGGCGTGATGACACAGTAAGAACCAAGTAGTGCAATCAACATGCAAACCCTTCAATCCAACCTTTGAAAGCAACCCTTCAACCCGGCAGGAAGTTAAACAGGAGAGGGTACTCACTCACTCTTACGTTCAACATTTGGAGAAGACTGCTGCTTCACACGCAGAGACCTCCTGTGCTCTATGAACTGCCAACTCTTCCTCCATACCTTGTCCACCATGTCTGACTGCCAACAGCAGTCCAGAGTTCACACTaatgactgtatatatgaacACACTCAGAGCAGCTCCCTCCACAGTAAGTCTGCATCATGCAGTTCAAAGGTCAACCAGTGTGCAATGACAGTTACATCATGTTTGGCGGATAGGAGCCTCAGTAAATATTCCAAAGTTCAGTTTGAGCTTACAGTGACAaggtaaatacagtggggcaaaaaagtatttagtcagccaccaattgtgcaagttctcccacgtaaaaagatgagagaggcctgtaattttccccacaggtacacttcaactatgacagacaaaatgagaaaaaacatccagaaaatcacattgtaggattggtATAATTTGATATGAAGACTATTAGTGAATTTAACCCATCTTACACCACACTCAAAGTACCAAATTAACAAACAAGGTTGTTTGCCTATATCATCTGACCTAAAAACAGATATCAGTCACAGCTGACTAGAGCCCGTGTTAACCCCCTGACCATGACCACAGGGTATTTTCAGCCTTATAGTAGGATGACTGTATAGAATACTCACAACACACCCTTCTGCATCTCAAACACATACTGACACCATGTTAAGACCCTCAGTCAAGGTTTAGTAGGCCCTCCAACTGCCCGATTAAAATGTAGGGGCCTTCTGACTTCTAAATGGGCACTAGCACAACTAAGATATGCACCAcagctttttttttcttctttttatttcacctttatttaaccaggtaggcaagttgagaacaagttctcatttacaattgcgacttggccaagataaagcaaagcagttcgacacatacaacgaaacagttacacatggagtaaaacaaacatacagtcaataatacagtagaaacaagtctatatacgatgtgagcaaatgaggtaaaggcaaaaaaaaggccatcgtggcaaagtaaatacaatatagcaagtaaaacactggaatggtagatttgcagtggaagaatgtgcaaagtagaaataaaaataatggggtgcaaaggagcaaaataaataaataaataaaataaatacagtagggaaagacgtagttgtttgggctaaattataggtgggctatgtacaggtgcagtaatctgtgagctgctctgacagctggtgcttaaagctagtgagtgaGATAagcgtttccagtttcagagatttttgcagttcgttccagtcattggcagcagagaactggaaggagaggcagccaaataaagaattggttttgggggtgaccagagagacctgctggagcgcgtgctacaggtgggtgatgctatggtgaccagcgagctgagataaggggggactttacctagcagggtcttgtagatgacatggagccagtgggtttggcgacgagtatgaagcgagggccagccaacgagagcgtacaggtcgcaatggtgggtagtatatggggctttggtgacaaaacggatggcactgtgatagactgcattcaatttgttgagtagggtattggaggctattttgtaaattacatcgtcgaggattggtaggatggtcagttttacgagggtatgtttggcagcatgagtgaaggatgctttgttgcgaaataggaagccaattctagatttaactttggattggagatgtttgatatgggtctggaaggagagtttacagtctaaccagatacctaggtatttgtagtcagagccgtccagagtagtgatgttggacaggcgagCAGAtgcaggcagcgattggttgaagagcataaatttagttttacttgtatttaagagtaattggaggccacggaaggagagttgtatggcattgaagcttgcctggagggttgttaacacagtgtccaaagaagggccagaagtatacagaatggtgtcgtctgcgtagaggtggatcagagactcaccagcagcaagagcgacatcattgatgtatatagagaagagagtcggtccaagaattgaaccctgtggcaccctcatagagactgccagaggtccggacagcagaccctccgatttgacacactgaactctatcatagaagtagttggtgaaccaggcgaggcaatcatttgagaaaccaaggctgtcgagaccgccgatgaggatgtggtgattgacagagtcgaaagccttggccagatcaatgaatacggctgcacagtaatgtttcttatcgatggcggttaagatatcgtttaggaccttgagcgtggctgaggtgcacccatgaccagctctgaaaccagattgcatagcagagagggtatggtgagattcgaaatggtcggtaatctgtttattgacttggctttcgaagaccttagtaaggcagggtaggatagatataggtctgtagcagtttgggtcaaaaGTGTCCCCCCCTttactttccaatctttgggaatctcagacgacacgaaagagaggttgaacaggctagtaataggggtggcaacaatttcggcagataattttttagaaagaaagggtccagattgtctagctcggctgatttgtaggggtccagattttgcagctctttcagaacatcagctgactggatttgggagaaggagaaatggggaaggcttgggcgagttgctgtggggggtgcagtgctgttgaccagggtaggggtagccaggtggaaagcatggccagccatagaaaaatgcttattgaaattctcaattatagtggatttatcagtggtgacagtgtttcctatcctcagtccagtgggcagctgggaggaggtgttcttattctccatggactttacagtgtcccagaacttttttgagttagtgttgcaggaagcaaatttctgcttgaaaaagctagccttggcttttctaactgcctgtgtataatggtttctagcctccctgaaaagctgcatatcacgggggctgttcgatgctaatgcagaacgccataggatgtttttgtgttggttaagggcagtcaggtctggagagaaccaagggctatatctgttcctggttctaaatttcttgaatggggcatgcttatttaagatggttaggaaggcatttaaaaaaataaccaggcatcctctactgacgggatgagatcaatatccttccaggataccccggccaggtcgattggaaaggcctgctcactgaagtgtttcagggagcgtttgacagtgatgagtggaggtcgtttgaccactgacccattacggatgcaggcaatgaggcagtgatcgctgagatcttggttgaagacagcagaggtgtatttagagggcaagttggttaggatgatatctatgagggtgcccgtgtttacggctttggggaggtacctggtaggttcattgatcatttgtgtgagattgagggcatcaagcttagattgtaggatggctggggtgttaacatgttccagtttaggtcgcctagcagcacgatctctgaagatagatggggggcaatcagttcacatatggtgtccagagcacagctgggggcagaggatggtctatagcaggcggaaacttgtttttagagaggtggaattttaaaaaaaagttcaa
Coding sequences within:
- the LOC110492417 gene encoding IQ motif and SEC7 domain-containing protein 1 isoform X3, which translates into the protein MVDKVWRKSWQFIEHRRSLRVKQQSSPNVERKSDVEGDARPSESDGGASYRGPVISPDRFEGPLYGHGVQPGPQRPPRRPKLQHSQSILRKQAEEEAIKRSRSHSEGYELSADLQDKQVEMLERKYGGRFITRHAARTIQTAFRQYQMNKNFERLRSCMSENRMSRRIVLSNMRMQFSFEGPEKVHSSYFEGKQVSLTNDGTPLALVQSECGDLEVHHQANMASHPASQNHLTDAITELEDAFSRQVKSLAESIDDALNCRSLQGDEGHDPEALGCPEVEREVAYQVKPHRGATGRKREDMMASYSDVTLFIDEEELSPSMGLSRGSGDQPSSIESDLRLRSANSSQDYWPLDPKDEEHDTDTSCRSTPSLECQEQRLHLPLLTIEPPSDSSAEHSDRSDRSSIKRPPVYESHGGGHIVASSQASPKHISHGPPPRGPSRDDEAPLRHRHRALESHLAINGSANRQSKSESDFSDGDNDSINSTSNSNDTINCSSESSSRDSLREQTLSKQTYHKETRNSWDSPVFSNDVIRKRHYRIGLNLFNKKPEKGVQYLTERGFVPDTPVGVAHFLLQRKGLSRQMIGEFLGNRQKQFNRDVLDCVVDEMDFSSMELDEALRKFQNHIRVQGEAQKVERLIEAYSQRYCICNPTVVRQFRNPDTIFILAFAIILLNTDMYSPNVKPERKMKLEDFVKNLRGVDDGEDIPRETLVGIYERIRKRELKTNEDHVSQVQKVEKLIVGNKKPIGSLHHGLGCVLSLPHRRLVCYCRLFEVPDPNKLQKLGLHQREIFLFNDLLVVTKIFQKKKNSVTYSFRQSFSLYGMQVLMFENQHYGNGIKLTSAIPGADIKVLINFNAPNPQDRKKFTDDLRESIAEVQEMEKYRIESELEKQKGVVRPSMSQSSGLKKEAGNGNMNRASLDDTYTMGEGLKRSALSSSLRDLSEAGKRGRRSSAGSLDSNMEGSIISSPHTRRRATTPRSEGPPRGHPTIPNSSSLLGSLFGSKRAKPSSQSHPPLPPPGHPTLISHTPHPSNLHHTAQQVAQAQLHHSQYCQQNPPPYHHHHHYHPPPHTQYHQHPAAYASSSTHSHQHPLVPQHSHSHHASHSQHALHHHSQQQSPAPSGSKTKHSGISTVV
- the LOC110492417 gene encoding IQ motif and SEC7 domain-containing protein 1 isoform X2, with the translated sequence MDKPSVWRAVVSSTDPRRPRSESSTPPGGGAHPDRPSSAMSYRLYDIVEGDARPSESDGGASYRGPVISPDRFEGPLYGHGVQPGPQRPPRRPKLQHSQSILRKQAEEEAIKRSRSHSEGYELSADLQDKQVEMLERKYGGRFITRHAARTIQTAFRQYQMNKNFERLRSCMSENRMSRRIVLSNMRMQFSFEGPEKVHSSYFEGKQVSLTNDGTPLALVQSECGDLEVHHQANMASHPASQNHLTDAITELEDAFSRQVKSLAESIDDALNCRSLQGDEGHDPEALGCPEVEREVAYQVKPHRGATGRKREDMMASYSDVTLFIDEEELSPSMGLSRGSGDQPSSIESDLRLRSANSSQDYWPLDPKDEEHDTDTSCRSTPSLECQEQRLHLPLLTIEPPSDSSAEHSDRSDRSSIKRPPVYESHGGGHIVASSQASPKHISHGPPPRGPSRDDEAPLRHRHRALESHLAINGSANRQSKSESDFSDGDNDSINSTSNSNDTINCSSESSSRDSLREQTLSKQTYHKETRNSWDSPVFSNDVIRKRHYRIGLNLFNKKPEKGVQYLTERGFVPDTPVGVAHFLLQRKGLSRQMIGEFLGNRQKQFNRDVLDCVVDEMDFSSMELDEALRKFQNHIRVQGEAQKVERLIEAYSQRYCICNPTVVRQFRNPDTIFILAFAIILLNTDMYSPNVKPERKMKLEDFVKNLRGVDDGEDIPRETLVGIYERIRKRELKTNEDHVSQVQKVEKLIVGNKKPIGSLHHGLGCVLSLPHRRLVCYCRLFEVPDPNKLQKLGLHQREIFLFNDLLVVTKIFQKKKNSVTYSFRQSFSLYGMQVLMFENQHYGNGIKLTSAIPGADIKVLINFNAPNPQDRKKFTDDLRESIAEVQEMEKYRIESELEKQKGVVRPSMSQSSGLKKEAGNGNMNRASLDDTYTMGEGLKRSALSSSLRDLSEAGKRGRRSSAGSLDSNMEGSIISSPHTRRRATTPRSEGPPRGHPTIPNSSSLLGSLFGSKRAKPSSQSHPPLPPPGHPTLISHTPHPSNLHHTAQQVAQAQLHHSQYCQQNPPPYHHHHHYHPPPHTQYHQHPAAYASSSTHSHQHPLVPQHSHSHHASHSQHALHHHSQQQSPAPSGSKTKHSGISTVV